From Phaenicophaeus curvirostris isolate KB17595 chromosome 2, BPBGC_Pcur_1.0, whole genome shotgun sequence:
CTCCACTTAGGTCACAACAACCGCGTGCAACACAATAGGCTAGGTTGACAGTTGttcttgatgatctcaaaggccttttccaacctaaaccattctataattgtGTGATTTGAATAATTATAGACAATCATCTTcacaagaaaatgaagcaaagtGAAATACTTCACCTTCTCAACTCAGAATGAAATTGCTACTTCTGTAAGTAGTATATGAGGAGACAGAAATTCCCCAAACTGCAATTATAAAGTAGgttattgttttcttcaaataatagcctgttatgtttttttctaaaaataaaatattttttttcctagattttGTTGCTTATTCGCAATCCAAAAGATGTAGCTACATCATTTTACTATTTTACCAGTGGCGTGTCCAGTCTTCCCTCCTATGAGACCTGGGATGATTTCTTCGTAGCTTTCATGACAAACAAAAGTACAGTATATTATTCTGTCTGTGTCAATAGTTCGGTGTTTTGCCTTTATCTAAAAACCTTGCACTTTGTAAAACAACTTCACTGGGAATTTTTTGGTTTACAGTACAAAAACAGATTAAAGATAGAAAGTTAGAAATCTGAACTAAAGCTTACAATACTTGTCTTACTGCCTGAGGATAAATCCTCATCAAAACCTCACTTCCACAAAGTGACTTAGCTTGGAAAAACTGATATTTAATTTGGAAGAAGTAgttcctccttctctctgtcTTGGATCCCCTTCACCCTTCCTTTCCAACGTCCATCATCTTGTGGCCACACAAGCATCTAACACCTACATACCAATTCCCCTGGACCAGAGGAATGTTTTGGACTAAGTCTagtgcattaaaaaagaaaggaagtaatCCCACTAATTTAAAATTGAATCAATTCTTCAGTTTGGCATATCACACGGCCAGCAGAAGGGAGGGTTAAACAAGGTTTTCAACTGGATTAAGGGAGCCTGCAAGATGGTTTTCGTACTGATAGCTCTTCAGTGGACTCACATCTGTCATAAAATACTAACAAGTTTTACTGTACAGACTTACAAATTTTATCATATGCCTGAGATATGCATGTGCCAAAACAGCCTAGAGCAAAACCCATAATTCCCATAGAAGGATGTAAACATGATTAATAATGCCCATGCCTTACAAATCAACTTAAGGAGTACAAACTGGTTTATTTCATAAGGAGCTTGTCTAAACTTCATTTAGTCTTCATCTCAGTATTCTTTTGTATTATTTAGTGGCCTGGGGATCCTACTTTCAATACCTTTCCGAGTGGAACAAATATGCTGATGCTGAAAACGTTATGACAATAACTTATGAAGAGCTAAAAGAGGTGGGGTTACCAATAGTTACAAATATTTAACACTTCAAAGAGCACTTGTTCCTAGAGCAACTAATCATTATATTCATGTAGTGTATTTAAACTGTGATACTTTATGAGATAGATTCTTGTTTTAAGGGAAGGAAAGGTGAAATTCAATCTTAAAAGCCTTTTAGAAATTTTAATTGTGAaaatggtttttgttttctctttagctGTGCTATAAACTTAAATCACTGTAAATCAAAATCcccagtaatttttttttgggggaagTGTTTATATATTCAACAGTATAGATTTTGCTCAACTGTAAATAATGTACAATCTTTTGTAATCTATAGGAAGACAGCTCAGAAGAGAAACACTATGAACCACTCCAGTCTTATTGAACTGTATGAATATTGCGTAACTGTAGCCAGAAGAGATGTAGAGAAGTGCTAACACCTCAGAAAGCAGTGAAATTTGTTCATGCAGTATGTTtcgtttttcttttcagaatcgGGTCCTAGGTGTGAAAAACATAGCTGCATTCTTTGGGATTTCCCTGACTGAGACAGAAGTTCAGAGTGTGGTAGAgaggagcagcttccagtcaaTGAAGAAGAACTCACAGAAGACCCATGGGGCATTTGGCGAAGTTCTCTTTCGCAAAGGTAGGAAGCTTCAAGAGATCTAGGCTACAAGAGAAGCAAACGCACAGAGGAAATTTTAGAGGCCCACAGATGACTGGCAGGAAGGAGGAACTGTCATGTATCTGAACTCCTCTAGATTTCTGTACCAAGATCACTGATTTTTCAGTCATTAGAGGCTGACCTGAGCAGGCAAAACTGGGCCAAACTCAGCTTGAGTGGCATGATCACACTTCTTAGGAGAGTGTAGGATCTCCTGAAAGAGCTGCTGCCAACTCTCCATTCATGCTCACAGGTTAGAAGTAAGCCAAGCATACTACTTTTGCAGTGTAGTGTAGGAGACACAGACATGAGGGGGCTGGCCTGGCTGTCAGAATGTGCTGCTGCATTTTACATTAAAGAAGTCACCAGATAAAAACTCAAGCTGCCAAGGTAGCAGGAACCCAGCTCTGTGTCCTGCCACATGGTTCTTAATCAAGCTTTCATGTTCTTCCACCTTGCCAGTCATAACTGACTGGAGTATAAAGGAGCAGGGAACCAGGAGTTTAAGCTGCTTTTTTGGACACAGTCACCTAAAAGAAGTACGTAGTTAATTCCTTTATCCTGTGTTCCTTTGCATCATGGCAGTTTCACATAGCTGTAGCTCCACTGACTTCACAGAGTTATATGAGTGCAAAAATGAGTTAAGTTTTATCTTGTAAAATGAACCAACTCCATTTAGTGTACAATGGAACTAGAATGACAAATCtgtagaataaaaaataataaattttctgtttgtttgataggaatgttttttgtttgataggaatggttggactcgatgatccggtgggtctcttccaacctggttattctatgattctatgattctatgattattgttTATCAAGAATCAagagtttctttgtttctttgaaggTAATGTAAGCGACTGGAAGAATCTTTTCAGTGAAGATCAGAATGAGAAAATGGATAAAGCATTTGAAGAACATATGGGAGGAACTAAACTGGGAAAAAAGTTAAAGTATGAAGTGTACTGTAAAGCCTGAAGAGTAACGAAATGTTGTTACAGCAAAAGCTTTCCAATGCACTCTCAGATCATCTGGCTGCTATATACTAGAAAAATAGATCAAATGATCCAAGCATCTTAGAATTACTGTAGTAAACACATTGCAGTGACCTTTACATTAACAACGATGAATagtggttttgtgttttaaaggTGAGATATTTGGCTTGCTTTGGGTACTGTGATTTGCTGAATAATATAACAACTACCCATCTTCAGATAAGCTTAACAACCCTGATCATTAGCTGTCACCTGGAAGGAAAtgccccttttctctttttgacaAATTCATTATTTCCAGACTACTTATAATTATTTAGTATGTGcaattttgtctgtttgttttcaaaaatatttcaaatcaagcagcattttcacagaaaagatcACTAGCAAAAATATGGACACAACCTGATTAATGACAAAGGTTATCTTCCCTGTGACTTCAGCATAAACAGGATCAAAGCTACACGAAGGAGAATGAGGGTCAGCATTCTCAAGTATTGCCATCTCTGTGAAAGTAGAATTTCAAAGCAGATTTCAGATTGCAAGGTGTTGTCAACAGACAAGATCCACTCAGTGCTTTTATAGAAGCATAGAGTAGCCCAGGTTGGAAGCGACCTCGAAGAATCACCTGGTTCAACCTTTCATGGGAAGATAGTATAATCGCATCTTGAAAACTTCCAGTGATGTGAATCTACCACGTTCCTGGGCAGATGGTTCCAGTGAATAATTGTTCTCATTGTAAAGGCTTTATTTCTTATATTGAGATGAAACCTCTCCTAGTGCAACTTGTACTCATTGCCCCCTGTCTTCTCTACATGACTTCTTGTAAACAGAAAGCCTCTGTGCCCTTTGTAGCtgccctttaaatactggaatacTGCGATAAGCTCTTCCCTGAACCTTCTTATTTTCATGGCCCTTGTTTGGATGCCCTCTagtctctctgtctgtcttgaATCGTAGTGACCAGAACCGGACATAGTTCCCCAGATGTGATTTGAGAAGTGTTATGTGTAGCCATCATAAAAATTCCagatagttttctttttaatatataaatttGTATTGGCTCCACTGAAGACCCTTTTTCTACCTGTATATAGGTTAATAAAAAGTAACATAATTAATTAAATGACTTGTTTTTGAAATGAGTCCTTAATCTCTATACCTATTTGCCACTTCTaagaagtgggtttttttctagtcataaagtaggaaaagaaaatgtagtgAATATAGAAAATTACGTTTCTCACCGTTAGTGTCAGTGGAGTGCTCTTACCACAAAACTACAGTTGGCATTGCCTCTGTTCATTCTTGATGCTCATATATGCCTACAGTTACTCTTTTACTTAAACTAATATGTAAATATTGAAATAGATTAGTTTCAATAAGCAGAAATTCCCTGCAACTGAAGATGCCAACATTTGCTGATACTAAGTCTACTGAGAAAATGAGATTGTCAAGGATGATGGTGCAAAACTTTACTATATTCAGCTGTTTCGTACCAACATTGGTATTTGGCACtgtggacacagtattccagaccTGTCCAGGGACCAGCTGCAGTTCAGCCACAAGTTCTggaaaaacagcaaaataaagttTTCCAAATAtagttgaaataaaaacaggaagaaaacacaaccGATTTATAGATTGCAgatagaagtaaaaataaaagatacactaggaaagaataaaatattcaatGACTGCTTCATTCTTGTAGAACTGGTTAATCATGCCTGAACATGTAGAAATGCAAAGCTTTGCAAAGAAATAGCAACGCTAGAAACAATACTTCAATATTTAGAAAGTTGAATAGATTCAAAAGCAGAGCATTTGAGAGTCCTGACACAAATCATCTTTGAACAACTAGAAATCATCTGTAAGGCCTCAGAGAGGTACCAGATGCCTG
This genomic window contains:
- the LOC138718064 gene encoding sulfotransferase 6B1-like, which translates into the protein MEKPRKKFMDIIDKALAAASKMDRDELLFSYKGVLYPVTFCSLETFRAMESFEARSDDIILAGYPKSGTNWLGQILNDLSAIYDKKTQNKQNTVDDEELEEFPYLEIGDTEKYERMKKLPSRRVIITHLRPENLPRSIFKNKAKILLLIRNPKDVATSFYYFTSGVSSLPSYETWDDFFVAFMTNKMAWGSYFQYLSEWNKYADAENVMTITYEELKENRVLGVKNIAAFFGISLTETEVQSVVERSSFQSMKKNSQKTHGAFGEVLFRKGNVSDWKNLFSEDQNEKMDKAFEEHMGGTKLGKKLKYEVYCKA